In Pseudoalteromonas marina, a genomic segment contains:
- a CDS encoding lipopolysaccharide biosynthesis protein — protein MNGIKQIAYFGISTLFLKVLGFALLPITTRILSQAEFGELNFLVSISAVMSLLLCLGLPDLLFKQQMNNPQHKRVLFRDALLVCAIVSSVFVCLVFYCIDYLSALLPVTLNALDIKLLAINLALSSLLSILFCYFRYYEMAKQFCILAVLQGMGQTLLTIVLLYLGHGVTGVMASGVVSSALVLCIALVLVLKPLGISFKRVSWKISYKNGLFLISIVTSSLFVYANNGAENWFIVASEGKEKLAQYYVALQFAVMTSFAFEPIRMWWFSRRFDELAKNRERYVELCTLCLDSAILLCALMLIITPSIFSLVLPQNYQLHTWLLPSLIFIVVIKHHSDLLNIGCYIHYNGAFVTVVNAISAFAVLALLAVLVPRYNVYGVVVALCIAQLIKTSLLIVISQQLESLTFSITRLLPSWVCFSLIYFLSITQTAYFELIQCIVFICFLIALFYKYKHAILALTQQTMRGKVYD, from the coding sequence ATGAATGGGATTAAGCAAATTGCATACTTTGGTATTTCCACTTTATTTCTTAAAGTATTAGGGTTTGCTTTATTACCTATAACTACGCGTATTTTAAGTCAGGCAGAATTTGGTGAGCTAAATTTTTTGGTGTCTATTTCGGCAGTTATGTCGTTGTTATTGTGTTTAGGTTTACCCGATTTATTGTTTAAGCAACAAATGAACAACCCACAACATAAACGTGTATTATTCAGAGATGCATTACTAGTGTGTGCCATTGTTAGTAGTGTATTTGTGTGCTTGGTTTTTTACTGTATTGATTATTTAAGCGCGTTATTACCTGTAACGCTAAATGCACTAGATATTAAACTGTTAGCTATTAACTTAGCGCTTTCATCTCTACTTTCTATTTTATTTTGTTATTTTAGATATTACGAAATGGCAAAACAATTTTGTATTTTGGCTGTGCTTCAAGGTATGGGGCAAACACTTCTAACCATTGTTTTACTATACTTAGGCCATGGTGTTACTGGGGTAATGGCATCGGGTGTGGTGTCGAGCGCTTTAGTGTTATGCATTGCTCTAGTTTTGGTATTGAAGCCGCTGGGTATCAGTTTTAAACGTGTTTCATGGAAAATAAGTTATAAAAACGGACTTTTTTTAATCAGTATTGTTACCTCGTCTTTATTTGTGTATGCAAATAATGGGGCCGAAAATTGGTTTATAGTTGCCAGTGAGGGCAAAGAAAAACTGGCTCAATATTATGTCGCTTTACAGTTTGCCGTTATGACCTCGTTCGCTTTTGAACCTATTAGAATGTGGTGGTTCTCACGTCGTTTTGATGAATTGGCTAAAAACCGAGAACGTTATGTCGAGCTGTGTACGCTGTGTTTAGATTCGGCCATTTTACTGTGCGCGTTAATGCTTATCATCACCCCGTCTATTTTTAGTTTAGTGTTACCACAAAATTATCAGTTGCATACTTGGTTGCTACCAAGCCTTATTTTTATTGTGGTTATTAAGCACCATAGTGATTTACTCAATATAGGGTGTTACATCCATTACAATGGTGCATTTGTTACTGTGGTAAATGCAATTAGCGCATTTGCTGTGCTGGCTTTGTTAGCCGTTTTAGTTCCTCGATATAACGTATATGGCGTAGTGGTTGCACTTTGCATTGCGCAGTTAATTAAAACCAGTTTACTTATTGTTATTAGCCAACAATTAGAAAGTTTAACGTTTAGTATTACGCGTTTGCTGCCCAGCTGGGTGTGTTTTTCTTTAATATACTTTTTAAGCATTACACAAACTGCCTATTTTGAGCTTATTCAATGCATTGTTTTTATCTGCTTTTTAATTGCTTTGTTTTATAAATACAAACACGCAATTTTAGCACTTACCCAGCAAACAATGCGGGGTAAAGTGTATGATTAG
- a CDS encoding O-antigen ligase family protein, producing MISWYKKYCLMINGLFVMTLTLMLYMRFGPIAAFALLLLPFAGFLAVKISTVFIILFILFSYFRLHEVFVVLMPLKIPKMLALASLLAIAWHLFISKSLKPHWSSTHLVFVIWFVWLTVCVFSASNKGMAIEYWTGVLVKVFIMVFAISWWLTRFSHFSLVRMGIMISGISVALVALSNKMNGIGLVEGTRVTISREYRSQLGDPNDLSLVLMFPVSFLAAELFDKSANKYRRLFAAVGLLLAISGVIATQSRGGLLGIAAILSFFLYQKVKNPIVVGMCAAVAMLAMMVFAGIGDRQSGGAAEDGVDASAMGRIYAWQAAINMALSNPLTGVGVDNFYVNYYFYSPHWDGKNHAVHSTWFQVLGETGFVGIGIFVLLIASIYRSLSRVYCINALNHNDQVAVNANALKAGLIGFMVAGTFLTQAFTWPLYIILALTIALEKITVESNKE from the coding sequence ATGATTAGTTGGTATAAAAAATATTGTCTGATGATCAACGGCTTATTTGTAATGACATTAACATTAATGCTTTACATGCGCTTTGGTCCCATTGCAGCCTTTGCTTTATTATTGTTACCTTTTGCAGGGTTTTTAGCCGTTAAAATAAGCACGGTATTTATTATTCTTTTTATACTGTTTAGCTACTTTAGGCTACATGAAGTCTTTGTTGTATTAATGCCCCTTAAAATTCCTAAAATGTTGGCCTTAGCTTCATTACTGGCTATTGCATGGCATTTATTCATTTCAAAATCGTTAAAGCCTCATTGGAGTTCAACACACTTGGTGTTTGTAATTTGGTTTGTTTGGCTCACTGTTTGCGTATTTAGTGCATCCAATAAAGGTATGGCAATAGAGTATTGGACTGGTGTGCTAGTGAAGGTTTTCATTATGGTATTTGCCATTAGCTGGTGGTTAACCCGATTTTCGCATTTTAGTTTAGTACGAATGGGCATAATGATTTCGGGTATTTCGGTGGCGTTGGTTGCACTAAGTAACAAAATGAATGGTATTGGCTTGGTTGAGGGCACGCGTGTCACTATTTCTCGTGAGTACCGCTCGCAATTAGGAGACCCTAACGATCTATCGTTAGTGTTGATGTTTCCGGTGTCTTTTTTGGCTGCAGAGTTATTTGATAAAAGTGCGAATAAATATCGTCGTCTATTTGCAGCCGTAGGATTGTTGTTAGCTATTTCTGGCGTAATAGCCACACAGAGCCGAGGTGGCCTACTGGGTATTGCTGCTATTTTAAGTTTCTTTTTGTATCAAAAAGTAAAAAACCCAATTGTAGTAGGAATGTGTGCAGCTGTTGCCATGCTAGCAATGATGGTGTTTGCAGGCATTGGTGATAGGCAAAGTGGAGGCGCAGCAGAAGACGGGGTTGATGCGTCTGCAATGGGTCGAATATATGCATGGCAAGCGGCAATTAATATGGCGCTTTCTAACCCGCTAACAGGTGTGGGAGTCGATAACTTTTACGTAAATTATTATTTTTACAGTCCGCATTGGGATGGCAAGAATCATGCAGTACACAGTACATGGTTTCAGGTGTTAGGCGAAACAGGCTTTGTAGGTATAGGTATATTTGTATTATTAATTGCCAGTATATATCGCAGCTTATCACGCGTGTATTGCATCAATGCGCTTAACCATAACGACCAAGTTGCAGTGAATGCAAATGCATTAAAAGCAGGTTTAATAGGCTTTATGGTTGCAGGTACTTTCCTAACACAAGCTTTTACTTGGCCGCTTTACATTATTTTAGCGCTAACAATCGCACTCGAAAAAATCACTGTTGAGAGCAATAAGGAATAA
- a CDS encoding acyltransferase: protein MIIHIKHWLKCSPHPFAKSLFQFAKTIRNPQMIVIPFFHSSLYFVHQFLKQFIHEFLRITYFTPLFKSQIKGSKKQLYLYSGMPQVLGELNVVCKNNVRMSGISTFCGRVGGQTTPTLTIGNNVDIGWQNAFSVGRTITLEDDVRLAGRVFLAGFPGHPVDCERRAQGQSDDENQIGDIIIKRGAWLGTGVTVLGGVTIGEGAIIGAGSVVTKNIPAFSIAAGNPAKVVKYIKES, encoded by the coding sequence ATGATCATACACATTAAACATTGGCTTAAATGTAGCCCTCATCCTTTTGCAAAATCACTTTTTCAATTTGCAAAAACGATTCGCAATCCACAAATGATTGTTATCCCGTTTTTTCATTCATCGCTTTATTTTGTTCATCAATTTTTAAAACAATTTATACATGAATTTTTACGTATCACTTATTTTACGCCCCTTTTCAAAAGCCAAATTAAAGGCAGTAAAAAGCAGCTTTATTTATATTCAGGTATGCCGCAAGTGCTGGGTGAGCTTAATGTTGTGTGTAAAAACAACGTGAGAATGTCGGGTATTTCTACCTTTTGCGGGCGGGTAGGAGGGCAAACAACACCCACACTAACCATTGGTAACAATGTGGATATTGGTTGGCAAAATGCGTTTTCGGTAGGACGTACCATAACCCTTGAAGACGACGTTAGGTTAGCAGGGCGTGTATTTTTAGCGGGTTTTCCAGGGCACCCAGTTGATTGTGAACGAAGAGCCCAGGGGCAAAGTGATGATGAAAACCAAATTGGCGATATTATTATAAAGCGCGGGGCATGGCTTGGCACCGGAGTAACAGTGCTTGGGGGCGTTACCATAGGTGAAGGGGCGATTATTGGCGCAGGTAGTGTTGTGACTAAAAACATACCCGCCTTTAGTATTGCTGCGGGCAATCCAGCGAAAGTAGTTAAATACATAAAGGAATCATAA
- a CDS encoding glycosyltransferase: MRFVVFAEDWASHPSSTQHLFAELAKNHEVHWVNSIGMRKPSLKLNDLKRVFNKLKQLFSELNSATIETPEALHVYKLPVLPWHDNALVKRFNKWVYSQYFKNIDDEPIIYWLSVPTAEYLITKQKRDRLIYYCGDDFSALAGVDASLVAPCENSLIRNADLIYVISAFLMNKMPKHKTKMLSHGVSYDLFTSKSEIAPEISHLDGPIIGFYGSINAWLDIALLTALVAQRPSYQLVLVGDIVGPTAQLLQFKNVTHIPAIEHARLASFSTHWNVSVLPFVNNEQIRACDPLKLKEYLAAGKPIVATDFPAVKQYKTEIFIGKTHDQFINKIDEAVSLNTIERSTLKLSQQQLAKNHSWESKALKVQQDLFILNHAV, from the coding sequence ATGAGATTTGTTGTTTTTGCAGAGGATTGGGCAAGCCACCCCAGTAGCACTCAGCACCTATTTGCTGAACTGGCTAAAAATCATGAAGTACATTGGGTCAATTCAATTGGTATGCGAAAGCCAAGCCTTAAATTAAACGATTTAAAACGTGTATTTAATAAGTTAAAACAATTATTTAGCGAATTAAATAGCGCAACCATTGAAACGCCAGAAGCACTGCACGTTTACAAGCTCCCCGTATTGCCTTGGCATGACAACGCATTAGTAAAACGTTTCAATAAGTGGGTGTATTCTCAATACTTTAAAAATATTGATGATGAGCCTATTATTTACTGGTTAAGCGTGCCCACAGCCGAATATTTAATTACAAAACAAAAACGCGATAGGTTAATTTATTACTGCGGTGACGATTTTAGTGCATTGGCCGGCGTTGATGCGTCACTTGTTGCCCCTTGTGAAAATAGCTTGATACGAAACGCTGATTTAATTTATGTCATCAGTGCGTTTTTAATGAACAAAATGCCTAAGCACAAAACAAAAATGTTAAGCCATGGTGTTAGTTACGATTTGTTCACCTCTAAAAGTGAAATTGCACCAGAGATAAGCCACTTAGATGGCCCCATTATTGGTTTCTATGGCAGCATCAATGCGTGGTTAGATATTGCATTACTCACTGCTTTAGTCGCGCAGCGACCCAGTTATCAGTTAGTGCTTGTTGGCGATATTGTGGGGCCTACTGCGCAGTTGTTGCAATTTAAAAATGTAACGCACATTCCTGCAATTGAGCATGCTCGGTTAGCGAGTTTTTCCACACATTGGAACGTGTCTGTTTTACCGTTTGTTAATAACGAGCAAATTAGAGCGTGTGACCCATTAAAGCTTAAAGAATATTTAGCGGCAGGAAAGCCTATTGTTGCTACCGATTTTCCCGCAGTAAAACAATATAAAACAGAAATTTTTATTGGCAAAACGCATGATCAATTTATTAATAAAATTGATGAAGCCGTTAGTTTAAACACCATTGAGCGCAGCACCCTAAAATTATCGCAACAACAATTAGCAAAGAACCACAGTTGGGAGTCAAAAGCGCTAAAAGTGCAACAAGACTTATTTATTTTAAATCACGCTGTGTAG
- a CDS encoding GumC family protein, whose translation MLVREQIKRLLYLTLYAVYTRAKLFVIPLLVVPFVIILLTVTAQKKYINHATILIEESALLNPYLDDLSFSFDLSNRMAALRTLVISRKVLIAVAKETQLVPENATPAQIEKIHQELSQALSLSLVGDELVRVNFIWHEQSKMKLVLEKVVEKFIERLLAPTRASLDSSEQFFYQQLNSIRDELELSEEALAAFKSTNSNTLPAVLHSNRQTFDKLLSDQQQKTIVLSGAQAKLKALATKMGQANPILGRIEEKIIVAESELSFLKTRYTEKHSKVTSKKRELQSIRNRQQSLLESAEDLDPTNIEQLWQMANTLPSGKDNESSVLVSQILKLEEAKNEVAQHQQEYDMLEQQVKLVGERLLVTSDVEKQLRKLERDYDVKQSLYKDMLSRYEMAKVTGKLVKYEGPDKVKTIERAYSPTQPINTSIVASIIVGIILGVFTSSTIVFVATLFDSHLKDIQTIEKLSSLEVVTILPIVKNTPVDLVFSSAINSIEQGK comes from the coding sequence ATGTTAGTTAGAGAGCAAATAAAACGATTACTTTACTTAACCTTGTACGCTGTATACACACGTGCAAAGTTATTTGTGATCCCACTTTTAGTGGTGCCTTTTGTCATTATATTGCTCACAGTGACTGCACAAAAAAAATATATCAATCATGCCACTATTTTAATAGAGGAGTCAGCATTACTTAACCCGTATCTTGATGATTTATCTTTTTCATTTGATTTATCTAATCGGATGGCAGCACTTCGTACACTCGTTATAAGCAGGAAGGTACTTATTGCAGTAGCAAAAGAAACGCAATTAGTGCCAGAAAATGCGACGCCTGCGCAAATAGAAAAAATTCACCAAGAGTTATCTCAGGCATTGTCTTTGTCGTTGGTAGGGGATGAGCTGGTACGGGTTAATTTTATATGGCATGAGCAAAGTAAAATGAAACTGGTGCTTGAAAAAGTAGTCGAGAAGTTTATAGAACGTTTACTTGCGCCCACCCGAGCATCGCTTGATAGCTCTGAGCAGTTTTTTTATCAGCAGCTGAACAGCATTCGTGATGAGCTTGAATTATCTGAAGAGGCACTTGCTGCCTTTAAATCAACAAACAGCAATACCTTGCCGGCTGTGCTGCACAGTAACCGTCAAACGTTTGATAAATTATTGAGCGATCAACAACAAAAAACAATTGTACTGTCGGGTGCGCAAGCAAAATTAAAAGCACTGGCTACTAAAATGGGCCAAGCAAACCCAATTTTAGGGCGTATTGAAGAAAAAATTATTGTTGCGGAGTCAGAGTTAAGCTTTTTAAAAACACGTTATACCGAAAAACACAGTAAGGTTACTTCAAAAAAACGAGAGCTACAAAGTATACGTAATCGCCAGCAATCACTATTAGAGAGCGCAGAAGACTTAGACCCCACCAATATTGAACAGCTATGGCAAATGGCAAACACACTGCCTAGTGGTAAAGACAATGAAAGCAGTGTTCTGGTTTCGCAAATTCTAAAATTAGAAGAGGCCAAAAATGAAGTAGCTCAACACCAACAAGAGTACGACATGCTAGAGCAACAAGTAAAACTCGTTGGTGAAAGGCTATTAGTAACCAGTGATGTAGAAAAGCAGTTAAGAAAACTAGAGCGAGATTACGATGTTAAACAATCGCTTTATAAAGATATGTTAAGCCGTTATGAAATGGCAAAAGTGACAGGCAAATTGGTTAAGTACGAAGGGCCAGATAAAGTAAAAACCATTGAACGCGCCTACAGTCCAACGCAGCCAATTAATACGTCGATAGTCGCATCCATTATTGTGGGTATTATTTTAGGTGTGTTTACAAGTAGCACAATTGTGTTTGTAGCGACCTTATTTGACAGCCACTTAAAAGATATTCAAACCATAGAAAAACTATCTTCTTTAGAGGTAGTTACCATTTTACCTATTGTTAAAAATACACCTGTAGATTTGGTGTTTAGCTCAGCGATTAACTCTATTGAACAGGGGAAATAA
- a CDS encoding glycosyltransferase, whose translation MNVLHLVQHFKIGGLEKMAVTLMQKSQFADSSVVVSLEGTLGEAVEGWPQLASFEGRLICLNKPAKFDMNTVSKLTEVIKKFNIDVIHSHHIGPMFYASMACIRNRRVKHVSTIHDAWYLKSFKQRLITKVLNKLTKISWVADAQVVANDFYNETAIQTDKTILNGIDFKQFVCGDEPNARKELHLPQDINLIGCSARLEPGKGHFALLRILNSLPIYTELVFAGSGSLHAELVEYATKLGIKDRVHFLGNVQNMPLFYSAINVMCLYSQREGLPLSILESMACGKSIVATDVGGIKEVLTSEQGVLVKPGDEVGLKKALIEAIYIKHGECIRQHVFSIASATKMSAEYDHFYNGITS comes from the coding sequence ATGAACGTTTTACATCTAGTTCAGCACTTTAAAATAGGTGGCCTTGAAAAAATGGCCGTCACGCTAATGCAAAAAAGCCAATTTGCAGACTCAAGTGTGGTTGTATCACTTGAAGGAACGTTGGGCGAGGCTGTTGAAGGTTGGCCACAATTAGCATCGTTTGAAGGGCGGTTAATTTGTCTAAATAAGCCTGCAAAGTTTGATATGAATACGGTAAGCAAACTTACCGAGGTTATTAAAAAGTTCAATATTGATGTAATACACAGCCATCACATAGGGCCAATGTTTTATGCAAGTATGGCATGTATACGCAATAGACGAGTTAAGCATGTATCGACTATTCATGACGCTTGGTATTTAAAAAGTTTTAAGCAGCGTTTAATTACTAAAGTGCTTAACAAATTGACAAAAATTAGTTGGGTTGCTGATGCGCAGGTAGTCGCTAACGATTTTTATAATGAAACAGCTATTCAAACCGATAAAACAATACTCAATGGTATCGATTTTAAACAATTTGTTTGCGGGGATGAACCAAACGCCCGTAAGGAACTGCATTTACCGCAAGATATTAACTTAATTGGCTGTTCAGCGCGGTTAGAGCCAGGGAAAGGGCATTTTGCATTATTAAGAATTCTTAATTCATTGCCCATTTATACAGAACTTGTATTTGCTGGTAGCGGTAGTTTACATGCTGAATTGGTGGAGTATGCCACAAAGCTTGGCATTAAAGATCGCGTTCATTTTTTAGGTAATGTACAAAATATGCCGCTATTTTATTCAGCAATTAATGTGATGTGTCTGTATTCGCAGCGTGAAGGGTTACCGCTATCTATTTTGGAATCAATGGCGTGCGGAAAAAGCATTGTTGCTACCGATGTAGGCGGAATTAAAGAGGTACTAACCAGCGAGCAAGGCGTGCTCGTAAAGCCTGGTGATGAGGTTGGGCTCAAAAAAGCGCTGATTGAAGCCATTTATATAAAACATGGAGAGTGCATTCGTCAGCACGTATTTTCAATCGCAAGTGCTACAAAAATGAGTGCAGAGTACGACCACTTTTACAACGGTATTACATCGTGA
- a CDS encoding sugar transferase, which produces MTYLLIILAVLIALVIYHHVGYVALLKLFSHGKRKRLISAKNTKATTHFGILICAYNEQDHIKEKLHNLGAMLYNTDMYAIHVYLDGCTDKTYEEAMLAQAHLATQHVECHLHFNKHNRGKAHGINELIKLTKTNYDVLLFTDVSALLSIDVLNNIDADFKDKKINVITGVYVLDEQATQEQKHYWQYQNNVKSMESSLGAVIGVPGAMFAIRSQYTDLLDESAINDDFILSMNALKNGGKAIVDKNINIVERECDEQSHDYARRVRLGAGNWQQIKVLLTLFNPRLGWVSFNFISHKVLRGIMPLLLALIYVLLFSMALFSNVMLAKLGCGAIALLHGIELTKRVFSITTKIPVVDKVNYILNAYFLALWGIIKYEKGDYKSHWQRVHTGNSEQNGAIKCVKRGIDIFGSALGLIVLSPVMLLVALTIKLTSRGPVLFNQLRVGESSDSFVALFNVLKFRSMVVDAEVKSGAVWASKDDPRITPVGRFIRKTRLDELPQLWNVLVGDMSLIGPRPERPIFYSKLEKDIPYFSQRTYGIKPGISGLAQVMNGYDESIDDARNKIGWDYAYMLSTSSPRSWCYMELTILFKTLVVIFTGKGQ; this is translated from the coding sequence ATGACTTATTTATTAATAATATTAGCGGTGTTAATTGCGTTAGTTATATACCACCACGTGGGCTATGTAGCACTTTTAAAGTTATTTAGTCATGGTAAGCGTAAGCGATTAATTAGTGCAAAAAATACCAAAGCAACCACCCATTTTGGTATTTTGATTTGTGCCTACAATGAGCAAGATCACATTAAAGAAAAGTTACATAATTTGGGCGCCATGCTTTACAACACAGATATGTATGCGATTCATGTATACCTTGATGGTTGTACAGACAAAACATACGAAGAAGCGATGCTTGCCCAGGCTCATTTAGCAACACAACACGTTGAGTGCCATTTGCACTTTAATAAGCATAATCGTGGAAAGGCACATGGTATTAACGAATTAATTAAGCTAACCAAAACGAATTACGATGTTTTATTGTTTACTGATGTAAGCGCGTTATTAAGTATTGATGTACTGAATAATATTGATGCTGATTTTAAAGATAAAAAAATTAATGTTATTACCGGGGTGTATGTTTTAGATGAACAAGCCACACAAGAGCAAAAGCATTACTGGCAATATCAAAACAACGTTAAAAGTATGGAGTCATCTTTAGGGGCGGTGATTGGTGTGCCAGGTGCGATGTTTGCCATTCGTTCACAGTACACAGATTTACTGGATGAAAGTGCCATTAACGACGACTTTATTTTATCAATGAACGCATTAAAAAATGGCGGTAAAGCAATTGTAGATAAAAACATTAATATTGTTGAAAGAGAGTGTGATGAACAAAGTCACGACTATGCAAGACGCGTAAGGTTAGGCGCAGGTAATTGGCAGCAAATAAAAGTGCTGTTAACGCTTTTTAACCCTAGGTTGGGCTGGGTGAGTTTTAACTTTATTTCGCACAAAGTACTACGGGGTATTATGCCGTTGTTGCTGGCTTTAATTTATGTTTTGCTTTTTTCAATGGCGCTGTTTTCAAATGTTATGCTGGCAAAGTTAGGTTGTGGGGCTATTGCGTTACTTCATGGTATTGAACTGACTAAAAGGGTTTTTAGTATCACGACTAAAATACCTGTTGTAGATAAGGTTAACTATATTCTTAATGCCTATTTTTTAGCGTTATGGGGCATTATTAAATATGAAAAAGGCGATTACAAAAGCCACTGGCAGCGTGTGCATACAGGCAATAGCGAACAAAACGGTGCCATTAAGTGTGTTAAACGCGGTATTGATATATTTGGCTCCGCTTTAGGTTTAATTGTGTTGTCGCCTGTTATGTTATTGGTTGCACTAACAATAAAGCTAACTTCACGCGGGCCTGTGTTATTTAATCAGCTAAGAGTGGGTGAGAGCAGTGACAGCTTTGTTGCATTGTTTAATGTGCTTAAATTTCGTTCTATGGTTGTAGATGCTGAAGTAAAAAGCGGTGCAGTATGGGCATCTAAGGACGATCCTAGAATAACGCCAGTGGGTAGGTTTATTCGTAAAACACGGCTAGATGAATTACCGCAGCTGTGGAATGTGTTAGTAGGGGATATGTCATTGATTGGGCCGCGCCCAGAACGCCCCATATTTTATTCAAAACTAGAAAAAGATATTCCTTATTTTTCACAACGCACTTATGGCATAAAACCGGGTATTTCAGGGCTTGCACAAGTAATGAATGGTTACGATGAAAGCATTGATGATGCAAGAAACAAAATAGGCTGGGATTATGCCTATATGCTAAGTACGTCATCACCTCGTAGCTGGTGTTACATGGAATTGACCATACTATTTAAAACCCTTGTTGTTATTTTTACTGGTAAAGGCCAGTAA
- a CDS encoding STAS domain-containing protein produces the protein MTNLANSQEQTVISLPADFSGFTVDGFKDEFEGLVGTDTNFIILDFSKTEFIDSSGIGAIVFLYKRIEKKNHQLSLLNVTGQPFKLMNLLRVDKTIPFIDSI, from the coding sequence ATGACTAATTTAGCCAATTCACAAGAACAAACCGTAATTTCGCTTCCTGCTGATTTTTCAGGCTTTACCGTAGACGGATTTAAAGATGAATTTGAAGGGTTAGTGGGAACAGACACTAATTTTATTATTTTAGACTTTTCAAAAACAGAGTTTATAGATTCGTCTGGTATTGGCGCAATTGTGTTTTTATACAAACGAATTGAAAAGAAAAACCACCAACTTTCTTTACTTAATGTGACGGGTCAGCCTTTCAAGTTAATGAACTTGTTAAGAGTAGATAAAACAATTCCATTTATTGATTCAATCTAA
- a CDS encoding OmpA family protein gives MKAHIFIIITLFLSGCASWPDEGQGGWAEKYQNYPLDDEQKDLNYTQPEEVVRSEFEHLVLKLELLKSQDIKACMPAQLLKAQIYENRIRRLIAAQMWEDAEHDLLIHYHGLNQLTQHFDTVQKLTQCAVVKENKPALFSVKKQITDLLNSDNQFAFKAFEITPKYAVRLAQAADLVKELESISILLVGHTDSMGEMAINYELALKRAETVKHWLVVYGVPVQSITTLTQGSLKPYSDEPQTDSVRHSDRRVEAIVLDANTNNLQDNKAKSLVSWTKIIKSKQE, from the coding sequence ATGAAAGCACACATTTTTATTATCATTACTTTATTTTTAAGTGGGTGTGCTTCTTGGCCTGATGAAGGACAAGGAGGTTGGGCAGAAAAGTACCAAAACTACCCGTTAGATGATGAGCAAAAAGATTTAAATTACACACAGCCCGAAGAGGTGGTTCGCAGTGAATTTGAACACTTAGTGCTAAAGCTTGAGCTGTTAAAGTCTCAAGACATTAAAGCCTGTATGCCAGCACAATTGTTAAAAGCACAAATATACGAAAACCGTATACGCAGACTTATTGCAGCTCAAATGTGGGAAGATGCAGAGCACGACTTACTTATTCATTATCATGGGCTTAACCAGTTAACGCAGCATTTTGATACTGTACAAAAGTTAACTCAATGTGCGGTGGTTAAAGAGAATAAACCTGCTTTATTTAGCGTTAAAAAGCAAATTACCGATTTACTCAATAGTGATAATCAATTTGCGTTCAAGGCGTTTGAGATCACACCTAAATACGCAGTCAGGCTTGCTCAAGCAGCTGATTTAGTTAAAGAGCTTGAAAGCATTTCTATATTGCTAGTCGGTCATACCGACTCGATGGGAGAAATGGCCATCAACTATGAACTTGCGTTAAAACGCGCTGAAACGGTTAAGCATTGGTTAGTGGTTTATGGTGTGCCAGTGCAAAGTATTACAACGCTTACTCAGGGCAGCTTAAAACCTTACAGCGATGAGCCACAAACCGACTCAGTGCGTCATTCAGACCGCCGTGTAGAGGCCATAGTACTTGACGCCAACACCAATAATTTACAGGACAATAAAGCTAAATCGTTAGTGAGTTGGACCAAAATTATTAAAAGTAAGCAGGAGTAG